In Corylus avellana chromosome ca2, CavTom2PMs-1.0, the following proteins share a genomic window:
- the LOC132169043 gene encoding uncharacterized protein LOC132169043, whose product MDESKPSHSSPSPPLSPMRIADSELDSPLATAEFLTRQELLKRRSRRARQLARCYRAHYWALMEELKAKHKEYYWMYGKSPYKEDEDVEDEDEDGDCKKSRRREGSGGNDDEEATETMEIRRCEVTGCKAKAMALTRYCHAHILSDSKQKLYKGCSYCIKSTQTGPILCCKPVLRSTVPLLCSTHMQVAEKHLIRALKRGGLNISSTKKLAPKFHILVAECVRQIQTKRRAALKATIAQVQIEEEMSTQTGPILCCKPVLRSTVPLLCSTHMQVAEKHLIRALKRGGLNISSTKKLAPKFHILVAECVRQIQTKRRAALKATIAQVQIEEEMR is encoded by the exons ATGGACGAGTCCAAACCCTCTcattcctctccctctccccctctctcACCCATGAGAATCGCCGACTCGGAACTCGACTCGCCCCTCGCGACGGCCGAGTTCCTCACCCGGCAGGAGCTCCTGAAGCGGCGATCCCGGCGGGCCAGGCAGCTCGCGCGCTGCTACAGGGCTCACTACTGGGCGCTGATGGAGGAGCTGAAGGCCAAGCACAAGGAGTACTACTGGATGTACGGGAAGAGCCCGTACAAGGAGGACGAGGACGTGGAGGACGAGGACGAGGACGGTGATTGTAAGAAGAGTAGGAGGAGGGAGGGGAGCGGAGGGAACGACGACGAGGAGGCGACGGAGACGATGGAGATCAGGAGGTGTGAGGTGACTGGGTGTAAGGCCAAGGCCATGGCGTTGACGAGGTACTGCCACGCGCATATACTCTCGGATTCCAAGCAGAAGCTCTATAAGGGGTGCAGTTATTGCATCAAGag TACACAGACAGGGCCTATTCTCTGTTGTAAGCCTGTACTGAGATCCACAGTTCCTCTTCTCTGCTCCACTCATATGCAAGTTGCAGAAAAACATCTCATCCGAGCCCTGAAAAGGGGAGGTCTTAATATCTCTTCAACTAAAAAGCTTGCTCCAAAGTTCCATATCCTAGTTGCTGAATGCGTTCGCCAAATTCAAACTAAAAGAAGAGCTGCACTGAAGGCAACTATAGCTCAAGTTCAGATTGAAGAGGAAATGAG TACACAGACAGGGCCTATTCTCTGTTGTAAGCCTGTACTGAGATCCACAGTTCCTCTTCTCTGCTCCACTCATATGCAAGTTGCAGAAAAACATCTCATCCGAGCCCTGAAAAGGGGAGGTCTTAATATCTCTTCAACTAAAAAGCTTGCTCCAAAGTTCCATATCCTAGTTGCTGAATGCGTTCGCCAAATTCAAACTAAAAGAAGAGCTGCACTGAAGGCAACTATAGCTCAAGTTCAGATTGAAGAGGAAATGAGGTAG